One genomic segment of Thunnus albacares chromosome 18, fThuAlb1.1, whole genome shotgun sequence includes these proteins:
- the LOC122968970 gene encoding deoxyribonuclease-2-beta-like produces the protein MSDLRKEFLNLKIGAHAESGGGRSGVKDKRQKGGGTQPANDRKAFKGPVTCRDEDNHEVDWYILYKTPRNQGMTGLDYIYIYPDQRLYNRVVSRRNIKPINDPNGILANTLKPLFCDPLPPNFGFISYNDQPPEPPNVSGSSASSVSPSKPKKKSVSSSYGHSKGVVMVQKDDTVSTGGTGVWLLHSTPQFPYKRDPNNFWPESGTDHAQIFICVTFNYNQFKHIGKHLQLIRAYPFDSHFPQTLNLNELHEVTTRKTKNHNTLANNQFVPKLQLLKSRGGKKFHSIAKQRSSTVEDGDLYVTISKTVNSDVNVQSWGCQTARDGSFCPPDGKKVQNIQSVKTDLGEWEDDHDHSKWCVAVDRNKTWTCIADVNRAKTQYERLGGALCVKDAKIRKIFKNFVKSVDRCPAPAKMDIGCSSYSHTDTVKD, from the exons aaaGGCATTTAAGGGCCCAGTGACCTGCAGAGATGAGGACAATCATGAAGTGGACTG GTACATCTTATACAAGACACCAAGGAATCAAGGCATGACTGGTTTggattatatttacatttatccAGATCAAAGACTATATAATAGGGTAGTGTCTCGACGTAACATAAAGCCCATCAACGATCCTAATGGCATCCTGGCAAACACCCTGAAGCCGCTCTTTTGTGATCCTCTG CCACCAAACTTTGGATTCATCAGCTACAACGATCAGCCTCCTGAGCCTCCAAATGTTTCTGGATcctctgcttcttctgtttctccttcaaAGCCGAAGAAGAAGAGTGTTTCTTCTTCATATGGTCACAGTAAAG GGGTTGTGATGGTGCAGAAGGATGACACTGTAAGCACTGGAGGCACTGGAGTCTGGCTGTTACACAGCACACCACAGTTCCCTTACAAGAGAGATCCAAATAATTTCTGGCCTGAAAGTGGAACAGATCATGCTCAGATATTCATCTGTGTAACCTTCAACTACAACCAGTTCAAACATATTG GTAAACACCTGCAGCTCATCAGAGCGTACCCATTTGATTCTCATTTTCCACAAACCTTAAACCTTAATGAGCTTCACGAGGTAACAACCAGGAAAACCAAAAACCACAACACCCTCGCCAACAACCAGTTCGTTCCTAAGCTCCAACTGCTGAAATCCAGGGGAGGGAAGAAGTTTCACAGCATTGCTAAACAACGGTCGAGTACAGTAGAGG ATGGAGATCTTTATGTCACTATTTCAAAGACAGTCAACAGTGATGTGAATGTCCAGAGCTGGGGCTGCCAGACAGCCCGTGATGGTTCCTTCTGCCCTCCAGAtggaaaaaaagtgcaaaatatcCAATCTGTAAAAACTGATTTGGGTGAATGGGAAGATGATCATGACCATTCAAAGTGGTGTGTAGCTGTGGATCGAAATAAAACCTGGACTTGTATTGCTGATGTAAACAGAGCAAAGACACAGTATGAGAGGCTGGGGGGAGCGCTGTGCGTTAAAGAtgcaaaaataagaaaaatattcaaGAACTTTGTAAAGAGTGTGGATCGTTGTCCAGCTCCAGCAAAAATGGACATTGGTTGTAGCTCGtactcacacactgacactgtgAAAGACTGA